Proteins from a genomic interval of Sphingopyxis sp. QXT-31:
- a CDS encoding trypsin-like peptidase domain-containing protein, whose protein sequence is MRYVYGITSALLAGGTALALVTQSPVGAQVAQNESSEIAKVVPRSGAPESFADLVEQLQPAVVNISTKQEVTLGVRLNPFAGTREPITQEQQGGGSGFLISADGYIVTNNHVISGGPRGEAVNEVTVTLTNRKEYKAKIVGRDPASDLALLKIEATGLPFVKFATGSDARVGDWVVAIGNPLGLGSTVTAGIISAVQRNLGQGGAYDRYIQTDTAINRGNSGGPLFDLQGNVVGINNMLISPVGANIGVNFAIPADAAIPVIDALKAGQAVERGYLGIGITPVDEDMAAALGLPKDRGERIGRIEPGEAGEKAGLKRGDVVTRVNGQEVTPQQTLSYIVARVKPGTRIPLEVIRDGKTMTINAVVGKRPPEEQLAGSTFDPEDEQALPDDPAGAADTAIQNELGLSVQPLTADIARAIGVDPSAKGLVIGAVAGTSDAGRKGIRRGDVILSAGNARTPVTTAEALAKVVADTKAAGRDAVLVEILRRGGPSADVALRIKR, encoded by the coding sequence GTGCGTTATGTTTATGGCATCACTTCGGCTCTGCTGGCGGGTGGCACGGCGCTGGCGCTGGTCACTCAGTCCCCCGTCGGCGCGCAGGTCGCGCAGAATGAATCGAGCGAAATCGCCAAGGTCGTCCCGCGGTCGGGCGCGCCCGAAAGCTTCGCCGACCTCGTCGAGCAGCTCCAGCCCGCGGTGGTCAACATCTCGACCAAGCAGGAGGTGACGCTCGGCGTCCGGCTCAATCCCTTCGCGGGCACGCGCGAGCCGATCACGCAGGAACAGCAGGGCGGCGGCTCGGGCTTCCTGATCTCGGCCGACGGCTATATCGTCACCAACAACCACGTCATCTCGGGCGGCCCGCGCGGCGAGGCGGTGAACGAGGTGACGGTCACGCTCACCAACCGCAAGGAATATAAGGCGAAGATCGTCGGCCGCGACCCGGCGTCGGACCTCGCGCTGCTCAAGATCGAAGCGACCGGGCTTCCGTTCGTCAAATTCGCCACCGGCAGCGACGCGCGCGTCGGCGACTGGGTCGTCGCGATCGGCAACCCCTTGGGCCTCGGCTCGACGGTGACCGCGGGCATCATCTCGGCCGTGCAGCGCAACCTGGGGCAGGGCGGCGCCTATGACCGCTATATCCAGACCGATACCGCGATCAACCGCGGCAATTCGGGCGGCCCGCTGTTCGACCTGCAGGGCAATGTCGTCGGCATCAACAACATGCTGATCTCGCCCGTCGGCGCGAACATCGGCGTCAATTTCGCCATCCCCGCCGACGCCGCGATCCCGGTGATCGACGCGCTGAAGGCCGGCCAGGCGGTCGAGCGCGGCTATCTTGGCATCGGCATCACGCCGGTCGACGAGGATATGGCGGCGGCACTGGGCCTGCCCAAGGACCGCGGCGAGCGCATCGGCCGCATCGAACCCGGCGAGGCGGGCGAAAAAGCGGGGCTCAAGCGCGGCGACGTCGTGACCAGGGTCAACGGCCAGGAAGTCACGCCGCAGCAGACGCTCTCCTACATCGTCGCGCGCGTCAAACCCGGCACGCGCATCCCGCTCGAGGTGATCCGCGACGGCAAGACGATGACGATCAACGCCGTCGTCGGCAAGCGCCCGCCCGAGGAACAGCTCGCGGGCTCGACCTTCGACCCCGAGGACGAGCAGGCGCTGCCCGACGATCCGGCGGGCGCCGCCGACACCGCGATCCAGAACGAGCTCGGCCTGTCGGTGCAGCCGCTGACCGCCGACATCGCGCGCGCGATCGGCGTCGACCCGAGTGCCAAGGGCCTCGTCATCGGCGCGGTCGCGGGCACCAGCGACGCGGGCCGCAAGGGCATCCGCCGCGGCGACGTGATCCTGAGCGCGGGTAACGCCCGCACCCCGGTGACGACCGCCGAGGCGCTGGCCAAGGTCGTCGCCGACACCAAGGCGGCGGGCCGCGACGCGGTGCTCGTCGAAATCCTGCGCCGCGGCGGCCCCTCGGCCGACGTCGCGCTGCGGATCAAGCGCTAA
- a CDS encoding VOC family protein encodes MIGYVTLGTQDLAKAAVFYDAIAGELETPRMMEFDGFIAWGKPGGGAGIGLTKPFDGNAASVGNGVMVALEAKDKEQVHRLYDLALANGGTCEGPPGPRGEGFYAGYFRDPDGNKLNAFVMG; translated from the coding sequence ATGATCGGATATGTGACGCTGGGGACGCAGGATCTCGCGAAAGCGGCGGTCTTCTACGATGCCATCGCGGGCGAGCTCGAAACGCCGCGGATGATGGAGTTCGACGGCTTCATCGCCTGGGGCAAGCCGGGCGGCGGCGCGGGGATCGGACTGACCAAGCCCTTCGACGGCAATGCCGCGAGCGTCGGCAACGGCGTGATGGTCGCGCTCGAGGCGAAGGACAAGGAACAGGTCCACCGCCTCTACGACCTCGCGCTGGCGAACGGCGGCACCTGCGAAGGTCCCCCGGGACCGCGCGGCGAGGGTTTCTATGCCGGCTATTTTCGCGACCCGGACGGCAACAAGCTCAACGCCTTCGTCATGGGGTGA
- a CDS encoding methylated-DNA--[protein]-cysteine S-methyltransferase yields MARDFYQLFETAAGVAAIGWNGVGVASFRLPAPDACESERSLLNRRPGAVRVAPPPEVRAVIDMAIRYFAGERIDFTGVPVDPAVQDAEFADIYRRVRALGWGETTTYGAVAQALGHGPEYARDVGQAMARNPVPLIVPCHRVTAAGGRIGGFSAPGGSQSKAAMLALEGVVPDAPVAVPAQRGFDF; encoded by the coding sequence ATGGCGCGTGACTTTTACCAGCTGTTCGAAACCGCCGCGGGCGTCGCCGCGATCGGCTGGAACGGCGTGGGCGTCGCCAGCTTTCGCCTGCCCGCGCCAGATGCGTGCGAGAGCGAACGCTCGCTGCTGAACCGCCGGCCCGGCGCAGTGCGCGTCGCGCCGCCGCCCGAGGTACGCGCGGTGATCGATATGGCCATCCGCTATTTCGCCGGCGAGCGTATCGATTTCACCGGCGTCCCGGTCGACCCGGCGGTGCAGGACGCCGAATTCGCCGACATCTACCGCCGCGTGCGCGCGCTCGGCTGGGGCGAGACGACGACCTATGGCGCCGTCGCGCAGGCGCTCGGCCACGGCCCCGAATATGCGCGCGACGTCGGCCAGGCGATGGCGCGCAACCCCGTCCCGCTGATCGTCCCCTGCCACCGCGTCACCGCCGCCGGCGGCCGCATCGGCGGCTTCTCGGCGCCCGGCGGCTCGCAGTCGAAGGCGGCGATGCTCGCGCTCGAGGGCGTCGTGCCGGATGCCCCGGTCGCGGTGCCGGCGCAGCGGGGGTTTGATTTCTAG